In the genome of Deinococcota bacterium, the window CAGCTTTAGCGGTCGCCGAAATCCAAGAGGCACTCGATCCCTTAGCCTTCGTGCGCCGCAGAAGCGGCCTGGGGGGGCCCGCACCGGAGGTGGTCCACAAGCATATCCAGCAAGCGAGACACCGACTAGGCGAAACGCGCGATCAGCTCAAGGAGCTGCAAGCACACCTCAAAGAGGCGCGAGCCTTCCTGCTCATGACGCCTGGAAAGGACACAGTATGAAGTTTTGCATGAAGTTTTACCTGAAGTTTTTCGGCACGTTTGTCGCCACGTTTGTCGCCACGGCGGGCCTCCTCCTCGGCGGTCTCGGCCTGGCCCAGGAGGTCACCATCACCTACTGGCAGTATGACTTCGCCAGCAAGGTCGATACCATAGACCAGCTTATCGAGAGGTTCGAGGCTGAAAACCCCGGTATCCGGGTGCAGCACCAGACCTTCCCCTATGAAGCCTACCCCCAGCAGGTAGCCACCTCGATCCCAGCCGGTCAGGGTGCCGACGTCATCAACCTCTTCTACGGCTGGCTGCCGGCGTGGCAGGAAGCCGGCTACCTGCAGCCGCTGCCCGAGGAGCACTTCCCGACCGAGGTGATCGAGGCCGAGTTCATCCCGATGGTGCAGGCCGCCAAGCTGGACGGCCGCTACTGGGCCTTGCCGACCGGCGTGCGCAGCCTGGCGCTCTGGTACAACCAGGACATCTTTGACGATGTCGGCGTCGAGGCGCCGCCCAGCACCTGGGCCGAGTTCATCGAGGTCGCGCAAGCGATCACGGTCCGGCGCGGCGACCGCTACACCATGATCGGCTACGGCGTGGCGCCCGACGGTCAGGACCACCACCTGCTGCGCGAGGTGCTGTTTAGGCAGTTCGGCACCCCGCCCTACAGCGACGACAACCGCGAAGTCCGCTACGACAGCCCCGAGGGCGCCGAAGCCCTGACGTTCTACACCGACTGGGTCAGCGAAGACCAGATCGGCACGCCCGACTTCTTTCCGGGGCGCGGCAACTACCGCGACGGCTTCCTGGCCGGCCGCATCGGCATGATGGTCGACGGCTCCTTCGCCATCGACGGCGTCCGCAGCAACGCCCGCTTCGACTGGGGCGTCACCGAATTGCCCGTCCTCGAGGAGGGCGGCGAGAGGTCCAACTTCGGCTCCTTCTGGATGCACGGCCTCACCCCGCTGGCGACCGGCGACAGGCTCGAGGCTTCGATCCGCTTCCTGGAGTTCATCACCTCCGAAGAGGCGATGCAGCTCTGGCTCGAGAACGTCGGCGAACTGCCCGCGCGCAGCGCCCTGCTCGAAGATCCGGCGCTCGCCGAGGACCCGGTCCTGGGTCCCTTTCTGGCCGCGCTGCCCTACTCGCACGCCACCTTCTTCGCGGACGAGACCGAACAGCGCCGCATCACCCTGGACATGATCAACCGCGTCATCCTCCAGGGGGTTGAACCCGCGGAATCGCTGCGTCAGGCCGCCGAGGAAGAGCAGCAACTCCTGGACAGCTTCTGGCAAGGCCAAGACTAGCGTATCGGGGCTCGAGCTGAAAACGCCTCGAGCCCCGATGTGGCTTACCTTATTTTTGCCCTTATCTCGCCGCAATCTTGCGACGCCTCCGAGGTAAACGTGACCTGCTCTCGAAGCCCGAGCCCATGCGACTGACCCTGGCCAAGCGGCAGGCCCTCTGGGCTTACGCCTTTCTGGCCGTTCCCCTGGCCTTTTTCCTGCTGGTGCGCATCTGGCCGGCCTTGCAGTCCTTCCAGCTCTCCTTGAGCACCTGGCACGTGGACCCGGCTCAGCGCGTCTTTGTCGGCACCGACTACTACGAGCGCATGCTGAGCGACGTCCGCTTGCACCGCGCGCTGCTCAACACCCTGCTCTACACCTTGATTGGCGTGCCTGCTCAGCTCCTCTTGGGCCTGGTGATCGCCCTGCTCTTGCAGACCGTGCGCCGGGCGCGCGGCCTCTTCCGGGCCATCTACTTCGCGCCCTACGTCACCCCGGCGGTGGCGGTGGCCTGGGCCTGGAGCCTCATGCTCTCGCCCAACTTGGGCATCGTCAACGAGATCTTGGCGATGCTCGGTCTGCCCACCCAACCCTTTCTGACCAGCCCCTCGCAGGCCCTGCCGACGGTCACGGCGGTGGTGGTCTGGCAGTACCTGGGCTTTCAGGTGGTGCTCTTTTTAGTCGGGCTCGAGGGCATCCCCCGCGAGTACTACGAGGCCGCCAGAATCGACGGCGCCGGCCCCTGGAAGCTCTTCCGCCACATCACCTTGCCGCTCTTAAACCCCATCATCGTCTTTTCGGTCATTATCGCCACGGCCTCGCCGGCAACGGGTTTTCTGCAGCTCTTTACCCAGGTCGTCAACCTCAACTTCAGCGACCCCGGCGGGCCGCTCACCAGCACGCTCACCATCGTGCTCTACATGTACCAGATGGCCTTCGACCGCTTTCAGTTCGGCTACGCCGCCGCGATCACCGTCTTGCTCTTTTCGATAATCTTGCTGATCACCCTGGTTCAGCTCCGCGTCATCGGCCGCAAGGTGGAGTACTGAGGTGTTGAAGTTTAAGCGGGTATTTATTTAAGGTGGAAACCTGATGCGCACCAAGTCCTTTCTGAGTTACCTGGTCCTCACGCTGGGCTCGCTCATCACCCTCTTTCCCTTCGTGTGGATGCTGCTCACCTCGCTCAAGCCCCTGCCGGAGGTCTTCGACCTGACGCTCTTGCCCCGGGAGCCGACGCTTCAAAACTACCGCATCATCCTCTTCGACTACCTCTTCGGCCAGTGGTTCTGGAACAGCCTCCTGGTCGCTGGCATAACCACCCTTTCGGTCCTCGTCTTCGACTCCCTGGCCGGCTACACCCTCGCCAAGCTCGACTTCCCGGGCAAGCCCGTCATCTTCGTGCTCATCCTCTCGACCTTGATGGTGCCCACCGAGATGCTGGTCATCCCCTGGTTCGCGACCTCCGCGCAGTACGGCTGGACCAACTCCTACTGGGGTCTGCTCTTCCCGGGCCTGATGACGGCCTTTGGGGTGTTTTTGATGCGGCAGTTTTTCGAAACGCTGCCGAACGACCTCCTGGACGCCGCCCGCATCGACGGCCTCTCCGAATTCGGCGTGTTCTGGCGCGTGGCCCTGCCGCTCGTCAAACCCACGCTCGCGGCCCTGGCCATTCTAACCTTCTTGGGCAACTGGAACGCCTTTTTGTGGCCGCTCATCGTCACCCAGAGCCAGGAGATGTACACCCTGCCGGTGGGCCTGGCGCTCTTTTCCGGCGAGGCGGGCAGCCAGTGGAACCTGATCACCGCCGGCGCGTCGCTATCGGTGTTTCCGGTTTTGCTCGTCTTTGCCGTCTTCCAGAAGCAGATCATCGAGGGCGTGGTGCTCTCCGGGGTCAAGGGCTGAGTATGGCCGACGCCGGGCGAGCCGAGACCGAGCAGGCCGGCTCGGCGCGCGTGCGGCTCATGGTGACGGGGAACGTCAACGTGGACGTGCTGATGGGCCGGCTGGCGCCGTGGCCGCGGGCCGGCACCGAGGTCGAGGTGGCGCAGTACGCCCTGCGCGTAGGCGGCGCCCTGGGCAACACCGCGCTGGCTCTGACCGCCCTGGGCGCCGAGGCCAGTTACTTCGCCAACGTCGGCAGCGACGTGCTCGGCGACTGGCTTTACGAGGAGCTGGCGAGGCGCGGTTGCACCCTCGAGCGCTCGTCGGGCGAGACCGCGCTTACCGTCGGCATCTCTCACCCCGGCGGACAGCGCACCTTTTTGAGCCATCTCGGCCATTTCAGGGATTTCGACGCGCGAGCGGTTCATGACGCCGCGACCACGGCCGCGGCGGGCAGCCTGCTGCTGGTGAGCGGCTACTTTTTGCTTCCCGGCCTGCGCGCTGAGGCCCTTGACCTCATGGCTAGCGCCCGGCGGCGCGGCGTCCTTACGCTTCTCGACACCGGCTGGCCCACCGAGGGCTGGACGGAGGCGGTCAAGGAGGAAATTTTTGGCCTCCTGCCCCACTGCGACTTTTTCCTGCCCAACCTCGAGGAGGCTGAAGCGCTGACGGGCGAGCGAAAGGTCGCGTCCTGCTTGAGCCAGCTCAACCCTCACCTCGCTGGCCGGACGATCGTCAAACTCGGCAGAGAGGGCGCGGGCTTTTTGGAGCACGGTAAGCTCGTCACGGTCGCCGCGCCGCAAGTCGAGGTGGTGGACACCGTCGGCGCCGGGGACAGCTTCAACGCCGGTTTTCTGGCCGGGTTGAAGCGGGCGCGGCCTTGGCAGGACGCTGTCACCCTGGCCGTTCATACGGCCAGCCTCGCCATCGCCAGCGATCCCCGGCGCTATCCGGCCTGGGCCGAGCTCGAGGCGAGCCTGACCGGAGACGCCGCGGTCCGGTAATCCGCGCCGCTACTAGGCTGTGACCGCCAAAGCGCGCGTATAGGTCTCTGGCCGTCTCCGGGATCAGGCGAGGTATTGGGGTCTAGTGCGGCTTGACGACCAGCCGGCGGTCCTTGCCCTCGCCCGTGGACTC includes:
- a CDS encoding extracellular solute-binding protein — translated: MKFYLKFFGTFVATFVATAGLLLGGLGLAQEVTITYWQYDFASKVDTIDQLIERFEAENPGIRVQHQTFPYEAYPQQVATSIPAGQGADVINLFYGWLPAWQEAGYLQPLPEEHFPTEVIEAEFIPMVQAAKLDGRYWALPTGVRSLALWYNQDIFDDVGVEAPPSTWAEFIEVAQAITVRRGDRYTMIGYGVAPDGQDHHLLREVLFRQFGTPPYSDDNREVRYDSPEGAEALTFYTDWVSEDQIGTPDFFPGRGNYRDGFLAGRIGMMVDGSFAIDGVRSNARFDWGVTELPVLEEGGERSNFGSFWMHGLTPLATGDRLEASIRFLEFITSEEAMQLWLENVGELPARSALLEDPALAEDPVLGPFLAALPYSHATFFADETEQRRITLDMINRVILQGVEPAESLRQAAEEEQQLLDSFWQGQD
- a CDS encoding sugar ABC transporter permease; translation: MRLTLAKRQALWAYAFLAVPLAFFLLVRIWPALQSFQLSLSTWHVDPAQRVFVGTDYYERMLSDVRLHRALLNTLLYTLIGVPAQLLLGLVIALLLQTVRRARGLFRAIYFAPYVTPAVAVAWAWSLMLSPNLGIVNEILAMLGLPTQPFLTSPSQALPTVTAVVVWQYLGFQVVLFLVGLEGIPREYYEAARIDGAGPWKLFRHITLPLLNPIIVFSVIIATASPATGFLQLFTQVVNLNFSDPGGPLTSTLTIVLYMYQMAFDRFQFGYAAAITVLLFSIILLITLVQLRVIGRKVEY
- a CDS encoding carbohydrate ABC transporter permease yields the protein MRTKSFLSYLVLTLGSLITLFPFVWMLLTSLKPLPEVFDLTLLPREPTLQNYRIILFDYLFGQWFWNSLLVAGITTLSVLVFDSLAGYTLAKLDFPGKPVIFVLILSTLMVPTEMLVIPWFATSAQYGWTNSYWGLLFPGLMTAFGVFLMRQFFETLPNDLLDAARIDGLSEFGVFWRVALPLVKPTLAALAILTFLGNWNAFLWPLIVTQSQEMYTLPVGLALFSGEAGSQWNLITAGASLSVFPVLLVFAVFQKQIIEGVVLSGVKG
- a CDS encoding carbohydrate kinase family protein, whose protein sequence is MADAGRAETEQAGSARVRLMVTGNVNVDVLMGRLAPWPRAGTEVEVAQYALRVGGALGNTALALTALGAEASYFANVGSDVLGDWLYEELARRGCTLERSSGETALTVGISHPGGQRTFLSHLGHFRDFDARAVHDAATTAAAGSLLLVSGYFLLPGLRAEALDLMASARRRGVLTLLDTGWPTEGWTEAVKEEIFGLLPHCDFFLPNLEEAEALTGERKVASCLSQLNPHLAGRTIVKLGREGAGFLEHGKLVTVAAPQVEVVDTVGAGDSFNAGFLAGLKRARPWQDAVTLAVHTASLAIASDPRRYPAWAELEASLTGDAAVR